The genomic interval GGATCGAGGTCGACGACGCCGACCTCGACCTCTACCTCGCCGAACTCATGGACAGCGTCACCGCCCAGATTTTCGGGCGGGTGAGTTATGAGCTGCTCGGCCAGTATTGGCCGGATGCCGAACGCAACCCCACCACCCCCGGCGACAAGATGCTGGCGCCCAAGGTGAACGGGCTCCCGAAGCTGGTCGTCTCCCGGCAGGAGCCTGAGCTGCCCTGGCAGCCCGCCACGCGAATCGGCGGCGACCTCGCCGAAGAGATCGCCGCCCTCAAGGACCAGCCCGGCCGTCCGCTGATCTTGTTCGCCGGCATCGGAACCGCTCAGGAGTTCATCCGACTGAACCTGATCGACGAATACCGGTTACTCGTCTTTCCGGTGGTCCTGGGCGGCGGTCGGGCGCTGTTCGCAGGCGACGACCTCCGTCGCGATCTGCGCCTGATGGAGACGGTTCCATTCCAGAAGTCGGGTGTCGTCCTGCATCGGTACCGGGTGCGTTGAGGCTCAGGCGGCGAGATGCACGGCCAGCACCGCGGTGTCGTCGGTGACGCCGGGTGCCAGGGTGTCGAGCAGATCGCGCAGGGCGGCGACGGTGCCGGTGGCGGACGCCGGGGCCAGAACGCGGGTGAAATCCAGCAACGCGGCTTCGCCGTACCAGCCGTCGGCGGTGCGGGCCTCGGTGATGCCGTCGGTGTAGAGCAGCAGCGTGTCGCCGGGATACATGGTGAGCGTCCGGGTGACGATGCTCGCGTCGGGGAGCACGCCGATCAATTGGCCGCCGGGAGTGGGCAGGTAGTCGGCGGAGCCGTCACCGCGCATCAGGATCGCCGGCGGGTGCCCGCCCGCGGCCAGGGTTACCGTCACGCGCGGACCGCCGGGATTGCCGGTGTCGAGGACGAACTGACCGTAGAGCAGCGTGCAGAACCGGGTGGTATCCGGTGCGGCCGCGCGCACCATGACCGTGTTGAGATGCGCCAAGATTCCGGCGGGGTCCGGGTCGTGGACCGCGGCGGCGCGCAGCGTGTACCGGACCAGCGATGTCATGATCGCGGCATCGACGCCCTTGCCGCACACATCGCCGAGGAAGAAACCCCACACGCCCGGGGATATCGGAAACAGATCGTAGAAGTCGCCACCGACCTCGTCGGTGGAGGCGACGTGATAGTGGGCGGCGACGTCCATGCCCGGGACCGGTTCGAGGGCCGGCGGCAGCAGAGTGCGCTGCAGGGTCGCGTTCAAGCGTTGCAGGCGTTCC from Nocardia goodfellowii carries:
- a CDS encoding dihydrofolate reductase family protein, encoding MRELILQMMVSVDGMAEGPGGNLDWIEVDDADLDLYLAELMDSVTAQIFGRVSYELLGQYWPDAERNPTTPGDKMLAPKVNGLPKLVVSRQEPELPWQPATRIGGDLAEEIAALKDQPGRPLILFAGIGTAQEFIRLNLIDEYRLLVFPVVLGGGRALFAGDDLRRDLRLMETVPFQKSGVVLHRYRVR
- a CDS encoding SpoIIE family protein phosphatase yields the protein MGCRSNEPEQDAEFAALLEDDVEDLYENAPCGYLSTMLDGRIAKVNSTLLDWLGYQRADLVGRRYFSDLLTVGGRLYHETHFAPLLRMQGQVSGIALELRTVAGDRLPVLVTSRVTTGADGQPLLIRSTVFDARERRAYEIELLRARREAERERERLQRLNATLQRTLLPPALEPVPGMDVAAHYHVASTDEVGGDFYDLFPISPGVWGFFLGDVCGKGVDAAIMTSLVRYTLRAAAVHDPDPAGILAHLNTVMVRAAAPDTTRFCTLLYGQFVLDTGNPGGPRVTVTLAAGGHPPAILMRGDGSADYLPTPGGQLIGVLPDASIVTRTLTMYPGDTLLLYTDGITEARTADGWYGEAALLDFTRVLAPASATGTVAALRDLLDTLAPGVTDDTAVLAVHLAA